The proteins below come from a single Antennarius striatus isolate MH-2024 chromosome 18, ASM4005453v1, whole genome shotgun sequence genomic window:
- the LOC137612733 gene encoding proenkephalin-A-like — protein sequence MAAPTHSVCLWMLVLGVCVSLVVGSDCRKECALCVYRLLGQQSGFPSMTCSLECEGGLDSQKLRLCQDVLLEEETLNAEPEQEQEAMNTMTSEKDTEHEVAKKYGGFMKRYGGFMSRRSSSSPEGALDDPGNPDEEETVGLEILKILNAVTNHGSEVDGQGGEAVKRYGGFMRRAEEGVVQGDLLEAVLGRGLKKRYGGFMRRVGRPEWLVDSNKNGGVLKRAWETGRELQKRYGGFMD from the exons ATGGCTGCTCCCACACACAGCGTCTGCCTGTGGATGCTGGTTCTGGGCGTGTGTGTGTCGCTGGTGGTCGGATCTGACTGCAGGAAGGAGTGTGCGCTCTGTGTGTACCGTCTCCTGGGACAGCAGTCGGGCTTCCCTTCCATG ACATGCTCCCTTGAGTGTGAGGGTGGCTTAGACAGCCAGAAGCTCCGACTGTGCCAGGATGTCCTTTTGGAAGAAGAAACGCTGAATGCTGAACctgaacaggaacaggaagcaaTGAACACCATGACATCAGAAAAAGATACAGAACATGAAGTGGCCAAGAAGTACGGTGGCTTCATGAAGCGCTACGGTGGTTTCATGTCtcgccgctcctcctcctctccagaggggGCTTTGGATGATCCAGGAAATccagatgaggaagaaactgttGGCTTGGAGATCCTAAAGATTCTCAACGCAGTGACCAACCACGGCAGTGAGGTTGATGGTCAGGGTGGTGAGGCAGTAAAGAGGTATGGGGGCTTCATGCGTCGGGCTGAAGAAGGAGTGGTGCAGGGTGACTTACTGGAGGCAGTGTTAGGACGTGGCCTTAAGAAGCGCTACGGAGGCTTTATGAGGCGTGTGGGCAGGCCTGAGTGGTTGGTGGACAGTAACAAGAATGGAGGAGTGTTGAAACGAGCTTGGGAGACTGGCAGGGAGTTACAGAAGCGGTACGGGGGCTTCATGGACTAG